From a region of the Vibrio orientalis CIP 102891 = ATCC 33934 genome:
- a CDS encoding potassium channel family protein, translated as MAIGKKLKNINEENNFFYLTLALIGLLIGSAFVQVVNEGAVEYVLQGFTIVTFIVCLASLRFDKNWSRFLHSLLGTWIAVLAIKALLGIKEMDVVMLALTFAFFFGTFKSIARQILFTGRVNSNKVIGSVALFLLLGLMWAIAYLILLEFSPNAFTGMEAISWGQNFSNAAYFSFVTLTTLGYGDISPLTPLAQVVVYLEAIVGVFYMAIVVSSLVSSNIEHQVNKNG; from the coding sequence ATGGCCATTGGGAAAAAACTCAAAAATATTAACGAAGAAAACAACTTCTTCTATCTCACTTTGGCGCTGATTGGGTTACTGATTGGCAGTGCCTTTGTACAAGTCGTCAATGAAGGTGCAGTGGAGTATGTTCTACAGGGATTTACCATCGTGACATTTATCGTCTGCTTAGCCAGTCTACGTTTTGATAAAAACTGGTCACGTTTTTTGCACTCACTGCTCGGCACATGGATCGCCGTACTCGCGATTAAAGCTCTACTAGGAATAAAAGAGATGGATGTGGTGATGCTTGCCCTCACCTTCGCGTTCTTCTTTGGCACATTTAAATCTATCGCACGACAAATTTTATTTACGGGCCGTGTTAATAGCAACAAAGTCATCGGCTCCGTTGCTCTTTTTCTGCTGCTGGGGCTCATGTGGGCAATCGCTTATTTGATCCTACTTGAGTTCTCGCCAAATGCTTTCACTGGTATGGAAGCGATCTCTTGGGGGCAGAACTTCTCCAACGCAGCATATTTCAGTTTTGTCACTTTAACCACTCTCGGTTATGGCGACATTAGTCCTCTAACTCCGTTGGCGCAAGTCGTTGTGTATTTAGAGGCCATCGTAGGTGTGTTTTATATGGCGATTGTTGTTTCAAGTCTCGTCAGTTCCAACATTGAACATCAGGTAAACAAAAATGGATAA
- a CDS encoding S8 family serine peptidase gives MKSTIIAQLVAFTLAPLALNASAEPPTFQMGQMLSEAQNTCIVRFDDSISKFDVEGRTRGMLVASNAQAKHIYKHSIKGFAVNMPCVKAQDVFGDDPDIVSFEQDSLIFALAPPPGKGKNKDDSGDPPEETSQTTPWGITRVGGPVNGSGQVAWIIDTGIDLNHPDLNVDANNGFSAFSSGRDSSPNDGHGHGTHVAGTVAALDNNRDVVGVAAGATVVPVKVLNRRGSGTTSGVIAGVDHVAANAGSGHCANMSLGGGASASLDAAVIRLAETGVLVSLAAGNSSNRADTSSPARANHANIYTISATDRNDVFAYFSNYGNPPVDYAAPGVSVLSTRAGGGTVTYSGTSMAAPHACGVLLMMNSAPPATSGSASGDPDGNPDPIIHL, from the coding sequence ATGAAAAGCACGATAATCGCTCAGTTAGTAGCGTTCACCCTTGCACCTTTGGCATTGAATGCTTCCGCAGAGCCCCCTACCTTTCAAATGGGTCAAATGCTATCAGAAGCTCAAAATACCTGTATTGTCAGATTTGATGACTCGATCAGCAAATTTGATGTAGAAGGACGAACACGAGGTATGCTTGTCGCGTCAAACGCTCAAGCCAAACACATTTATAAGCACTCAATTAAAGGCTTTGCGGTCAATATGCCTTGTGTTAAAGCACAAGACGTCTTTGGTGACGACCCGGATATTGTCAGCTTTGAGCAAGACAGCCTCATCTTTGCCTTGGCGCCTCCTCCGGGAAAAGGTAAAAATAAGGATGATTCTGGAGATCCACCAGAAGAGACCAGCCAAACCACTCCATGGGGGATTACTCGAGTCGGCGGCCCGGTAAATGGGAGCGGTCAAGTCGCTTGGATTATCGACACTGGCATTGACTTAAATCACCCTGATCTCAATGTAGATGCTAACAATGGATTTAGTGCATTTAGTAGCGGCAGGGATAGCAGCCCTAATGATGGCCATGGGCACGGTACTCACGTTGCGGGCACAGTAGCCGCTTTAGACAATAATAGGGATGTCGTCGGTGTAGCCGCAGGCGCAACCGTGGTTCCAGTAAAAGTGCTCAATCGACGTGGTTCAGGGACTACTTCGGGCGTAATTGCGGGCGTTGATCATGTCGCAGCCAATGCAGGTTCGGGCCATTGTGCCAATATGAGTTTAGGCGGTGGCGCGAGTGCATCACTTGATGCTGCGGTTATTAGATTAGCAGAAACTGGTGTACTCGTATCCCTTGCAGCCGGTAACAGTAGTAATCGTGCCGATACGTCTTCGCCAGCACGCGCAAATCACGCCAACATTTATACAATCTCAGCTACGGACAGAAATGATGTGTTCGCTTATTTTTCTAACTACGGCAATCCACCAGTCGATTATGCGGCACCTGGCGTTAGCGTTCTTTCTACGCGTGCAGGTGGTGGTACTGTCACCTATAGCGGTACATCAATGGCAGCCCCTCATGCTTGTGGTGTACTTCTAATGATGAACTCAGCGCCACCAGCGACCAGTGGAAGTGCTAGTGGAGACCCTGACGGTAATCCAGATCCAATTATCCACTTATAA
- a CDS encoding DUF1656 domain-containing protein, which yields MPHELSWGDVYFSPFLLVLFLAVTATWITVIILNKTRLSRFITFPSLTFIAIMVCYVVAIDSFYLQF from the coding sequence ATGCCACATGAACTCTCTTGGGGTGATGTTTACTTCTCGCCTTTTTTATTGGTGCTATTCCTTGCGGTCACGGCCACATGGATAACCGTCATCATTTTAAACAAGACCCGTTTGTCTCGTTTTATCACGTTTCCATCGCTCACGTTCATTGCCATCATGGTGTGTTACGTCGTAGCAATCGACAGCTTTTATCTACAGTTTTAG
- a CDS encoding FUSC family protein — translation MNDKLKFATKVALSLTLAYLIPFAMGWPQASTAATTVMLIASIGGRRESLAKGTLRVVGTLVGAVIGLLLVGMFAQERILYMLSVSVVVSILFYFRNAYKKDPTLLALTGVMTLMMSNGGDAEGAFIYGVDRAFMTVFGVVIFTLVGTFLWPTKTEQNLRKLCEQLNHTQQALFKAIVERFEEKVSPSAKSRDNEHEDNEARDKPSIDDLLDEVFTAQNALEQRFSTVSAECSDVSAYIKEWQLTVHLNKEVTQALSVATHSHFSHQQDRNCVNNFDDAIEQIQALFNTCQQMWDNEGPAYRAQKLTIDYDKDALSDATHLVKGSALTLGHLLQTLHQSLSRIAESISCIDSVTNNISFSQELPKQQGKFLWWDAENFKTAVKTFTTYWVAGLIWIYFNPPGGYSFVVFSTIYMSLLSFVPVHPLMLLVLFTMGFVFAIPSYVFILPGLELGAELGLFIFIYTFIGFYLFKGPVTIFYMVGLFVLGLNNTMNYHFGILMGIMTMFYMVVFMIIFAHYFPFNSRPEHLFLTMKERYFRHIGDLFTTYQKQSESSLNSLKRSLHIVTLNVTTQKLKVWGSKINHKLFSNTTPESIGAFNKSCEVLSNHINILVTAEKKLLSNPLIKQLRSKHTDSILPQMASALATHQSSEQLNSVFEQYDQDYQSFENRLENFFSELELSDYAYSEIASFYILLNLKRNVFEALQQCKQTYEDIDWVNLRQKRF, via the coding sequence ATGAACGACAAACTTAAATTCGCCACAAAAGTTGCTCTGAGTCTGACGCTCGCGTACCTGATTCCTTTTGCTATGGGCTGGCCGCAAGCATCGACGGCGGCCACAACCGTCATGCTTATTGCCTCTATTGGTGGTCGGAGAGAGTCCCTTGCTAAAGGAACCTTACGTGTCGTGGGCACCCTAGTGGGCGCAGTGATTGGATTACTCCTTGTTGGTATGTTCGCCCAAGAGCGAATCCTTTATATGCTGAGCGTGTCGGTCGTTGTCTCGATTCTTTTCTATTTCCGTAATGCCTACAAAAAAGACCCCACTCTGTTAGCTCTCACAGGGGTGATGACCTTAATGATGTCGAATGGTGGCGATGCGGAAGGCGCGTTTATATATGGCGTAGACCGTGCATTCATGACCGTGTTCGGCGTGGTCATCTTTACTTTAGTCGGTACGTTTTTATGGCCAACAAAGACCGAACAAAACTTACGCAAGCTATGCGAACAGTTGAATCATACCCAGCAAGCTCTATTTAAAGCGATTGTCGAAAGGTTTGAGGAGAAGGTCTCACCGTCAGCGAAGAGTCGTGATAATGAGCATGAAGACAACGAAGCGCGAGATAAACCTTCCATCGATGACCTACTCGATGAAGTGTTCACTGCCCAAAACGCACTTGAGCAACGATTTTCTACCGTAAGTGCCGAGTGTAGTGATGTGTCGGCATACATAAAAGAGTGGCAGCTTACTGTTCACCTCAATAAAGAAGTCACTCAAGCCCTTAGTGTGGCAACGCACAGCCATTTCAGTCACCAACAGGACCGTAATTGCGTGAATAACTTTGATGATGCGATAGAACAAATTCAAGCTCTATTTAACACCTGCCAACAGATGTGGGACAACGAAGGTCCAGCCTACCGCGCACAAAAACTTACCATTGATTACGACAAAGATGCCCTTAGTGATGCAACTCACCTAGTCAAAGGCTCGGCGCTTACTCTAGGGCACTTATTACAAACGCTACACCAAAGCTTGTCACGCATAGCAGAAAGCATCAGTTGCATCGATTCGGTCACCAATAACATCTCGTTCTCTCAAGAACTGCCTAAACAACAAGGGAAATTTCTCTGGTGGGATGCGGAAAACTTTAAGACCGCCGTCAAGACCTTCACAACCTACTGGGTCGCAGGGCTAATTTGGATTTACTTCAACCCTCCGGGTGGTTACTCATTCGTGGTATTTTCGACTATCTACATGTCACTGCTGTCGTTTGTACCCGTTCATCCATTGATGCTGTTGGTCCTCTTTACCATGGGCTTTGTTTTTGCAATACCCTCTTACGTGTTCATTTTACCCGGGTTGGAGTTGGGGGCAGAGCTAGGCCTGTTTATCTTCATTTATACCTTTATTGGCTTCTACCTGTTCAAAGGGCCCGTCACGATCTTCTATATGGTCGGCTTATTTGTTCTCGGTCTAAATAACACCATGAATTACCATTTTGGCATCCTGATGGGCATTATGACGATGTTTTATATGGTGGTCTTTATGATCATCTTTGCCCACTACTTTCCATTTAATTCACGTCCAGAGCACCTGTTCTTGACCATGAAAGAGCGCTATTTCAGGCATATTGGTGATTTGTTCACTACCTATCAAAAACAATCTGAATCTAGCCTCAACTCGCTCAAACGTTCACTGCATATCGTGACGCTAAACGTGACGACCCAAAAACTCAAAGTTTGGGGCTCTAAAATCAATCACAAGCTATTTAGCAACACCACTCCTGAGTCAATCGGTGCATTCAATAAATCGTGTGAAGTGCTGAGTAACCACATCAACATACTGGTCACGGCAGAGAAAAAGCTGCTCAGCAACCCACTAATCAAACAATTACGCAGTAAGCATACCGATTCTATATTGCCGCAAATGGCCAGTGCGTTAGCCACACACCAGAGCAGCGAACAACTCAACTCGGTATTTGAGCAATATGACCAAGACTATCAATCCTTTGAAAACAGATTGGAAAATTTCTTTAGTGAGTTGGAATTATCTGACTACGCTTACTCAGAGATCGCCAGCTTTTATATCTTACTGAATCTAAAAAGAAATGTGTTCGAAGCATTGCAGCAATGCAAGCAAACCTACGAGGATATCGATTGGGTAAACTTACGTCAGAAGCGATTTTAA
- a CDS encoding TolC family protein, giving the protein MLLKLSKPSFAILSLLGLSACTVVGPDFTLPEQRPLPSDWSVEQTDSDSQKSQQKLHLWWQQFNDPTLNQLVEMASQQNLDLEAAGLRIVQARSLLGISTGLQYPQVQAVSGNLTRAYVNDQGVNNAGLSFDAGWEMDVWGKYARGIESAEASYYASVASYHDIMVTITSEVARNYINYRTFQERLLLSRRNIEIQQRVVNITQVQFDSGNVTELDVQQAKNQLFNTKAAMPSLEIAMKQSRMALSMLLGVLPSEIEALLSSERFNQQMADYEAQFKSSNRKPALSGNNDRSIVPHPPMLDKQVDANLVMRRPDLLVSEMQARAQSAKIGVAETALYPNFSLFGSIGIDSTVPDGNSFSFSDSLTMAIGPTFQWNIFQYGRVKNNIRFEDARFQETLTNYNKKVLQAVNEVTNALDAYDLYLKQQSLRLQSVNSSIRAYNISMTQYENGQISFQRLLSSVEKMTRAEDSYASIKGNVANQVIALYKALGGGWEAQTGKAFLSEPVAQQMIDRNNWGGDLDEPGRQLPEIYIEPPAKKGQQGDSQQEEQQ; this is encoded by the coding sequence ATGCTTCTAAAACTCTCAAAACCAAGCTTTGCCATACTGTCGTTACTTGGCCTCAGTGCATGTACTGTGGTTGGCCCCGACTTTACACTACCAGAGCAAAGGCCACTGCCAAGTGATTGGTCAGTTGAACAAACCGACAGTGACTCTCAAAAGTCACAGCAAAAACTGCACTTGTGGTGGCAACAGTTCAACGATCCCACGCTCAATCAGTTGGTTGAAATGGCAAGCCAACAGAACCTCGATCTTGAAGCAGCGGGATTGCGAATTGTCCAAGCTCGCTCATTACTCGGGATCTCAACCGGTTTGCAATATCCACAAGTCCAAGCCGTATCTGGTAACTTGACTCGTGCTTATGTGAATGACCAAGGGGTTAACAACGCCGGACTGTCGTTTGATGCGGGTTGGGAAATGGACGTATGGGGCAAATACGCGCGCGGTATTGAATCTGCGGAAGCAAGCTATTACGCCTCTGTCGCCTCTTACCACGATATTATGGTTACTATCACCTCAGAAGTCGCCCGCAACTACATTAACTATCGTACGTTCCAAGAGCGCCTTTTGCTCTCTCGACGTAATATAGAAATACAACAGCGCGTGGTGAATATTACGCAAGTTCAGTTTGATTCTGGCAACGTCACCGAGCTGGATGTTCAGCAAGCTAAAAACCAACTGTTCAATACCAAAGCAGCGATGCCTTCGCTAGAAATTGCGATGAAGCAGTCTCGCATGGCTCTGTCTATGTTGCTTGGTGTTCTGCCAAGCGAAATTGAGGCGTTACTTTCTTCAGAACGCTTCAACCAACAGATGGCCGACTATGAAGCTCAGTTCAAGTCATCAAACCGTAAGCCTGCGCTATCGGGTAACAACGACCGCTCTATTGTGCCCCACCCACCGATGCTCGATAAACAGGTCGATGCCAACCTGGTAATGAGAAGGCCTGACTTACTCGTTTCAGAGATGCAAGCCAGAGCTCAAAGCGCGAAGATAGGCGTGGCTGAAACGGCGCTGTATCCAAACTTTTCGCTGTTTGGCTCTATCGGCATCGACAGTACCGTTCCAGATGGCAACAGCTTTAGCTTTAGTGACTCACTAACGATGGCCATCGGTCCGACCTTCCAATGGAATATATTCCAGTATGGCCGAGTGAAAAATAACATCCGTTTTGAAGATGCTCGCTTCCAAGAAACGCTCACCAACTACAACAAGAAGGTACTGCAAGCGGTCAATGAAGTGACCAATGCCCTTGATGCTTATGACTTGTATCTCAAGCAGCAATCTCTGCGTCTTCAGTCGGTGAATTCTTCAATTCGTGCTTACAACATCTCGATGACTCAGTATGAAAATGGCCAGATATCGTTTCAACGCCTGCTCAGCTCTGTAGAGAAAATGACGCGCGCTGAAGATAGCTACGCCAGCATCAAAGGTAACGTCGCCAACCAAGTCATTGCACTATACAAAGCATTGGGTGGTGGCTGGGAAGCTCAAACTGGTAAAGCCTTCTTATCTGAGCCTGTTGCGCAGCAAATGATCGACCGTAATAACTGGGGTGGCGATTTAGATGAACCAGGCCGTCAGCTGCCGGAAATTTACATTGAGCCACCAGCAAAGAAAGGACAGCAAGGTGATTCACAACAAGAGGAGCAGCAGTGA
- a CDS encoding dicarboxylate/amino acid:cation symporter — translation MNTKKPMSLTSRVIFGMIAGILTGFAIRSLFADNGFVDAYIVNGLFEVGGQIFVASLKMLVVPLVFVSLVCGTSSLKDLSTLGRMGGKTLAFYVATTAVAITLALTMGNLFQPGAGADLTAASSFKSAEAPSLGQVIIDMFPTNPISAMAEGKTLQVIVFAVLFGIAISAAGKPGERIASFFSDLNEVIMKLVAILMNLAPYGVFFLMAKLFTGLGLGAILNLAEYFLVLAGTLLLHGLVTYSVMLKGFTGLSPITFLKKMEDAIMFAFSTASSNATIPVTMETAKNRMGVENRVSSFTIPLGATVNMDGTAIMQGVATAFIAQAFNIDLTMGDYLMVIMTATLASIGTAGVPGVGLVMLAMVLNQVGLPLEGIALIMGVDRLLDMIRTAVNITGDSAVTIIVAKSEGALDENRFNDPMAGVEEEEVHLKRSEA, via the coding sequence ATGAATACCAAGAAACCGATGTCGCTAACTAGCCGTGTAATTTTCGGCATGATAGCAGGTATCTTGACAGGCTTTGCGATTCGCAGCCTATTTGCTGACAACGGATTTGTCGATGCATACATCGTTAATGGACTATTTGAAGTCGGCGGCCAAATATTTGTCGCTAGCTTGAAAATGCTTGTCGTCCCACTCGTGTTCGTTTCACTTGTTTGCGGTACAAGCTCACTAAAAGATCTTTCAACACTGGGCCGTATGGGTGGTAAAACACTCGCGTTCTACGTAGCGACTACAGCCGTTGCTATCACTCTTGCCCTAACTATGGGTAATCTCTTCCAGCCAGGTGCCGGTGCAGACTTAACTGCAGCGAGCTCATTCAAATCTGCTGAAGCACCGTCACTGGGTCAAGTGATCATTGATATGTTCCCGACCAACCCAATCAGTGCAATGGCAGAAGGTAAAACGCTCCAGGTTATCGTATTTGCGGTTCTATTTGGTATCGCAATCAGTGCCGCTGGTAAACCAGGTGAGCGCATCGCTTCTTTCTTCTCTGACTTAAACGAAGTAATCATGAAGCTAGTTGCGATTTTGATGAACCTTGCGCCTTACGGTGTGTTCTTCCTAATGGCGAAGCTTTTTACTGGCCTTGGTTTAGGCGCTATCCTCAACTTAGCTGAATACTTCCTTGTTCTAGCGGGTACACTACTGCTACATGGTTTGGTTACTTACAGCGTGATGCTAAAAGGCTTCACTGGTCTAAGCCCAATTACCTTCTTGAAGAAGATGGAAGACGCGATCATGTTTGCCTTCTCTACTGCTTCTTCAAACGCGACAATTCCAGTTACGATGGAAACGGCTAAGAATCGCATGGGTGTAGAAAACCGCGTATCTTCATTCACTATTCCGCTTGGTGCGACAGTGAACATGGATGGTACAGCAATCATGCAAGGTGTTGCGACAGCCTTCATTGCTCAGGCGTTTAATATTGACCTGACGATGGGTGACTACTTAATGGTCATCATGACAGCAACACTGGCTTCGATTGGTACAGCTGGCGTTCCGGGTGTAGGTCTCGTCATGCTCGCGATGGTATTGAACCAAGTAGGTCTGCCTCTAGAAGGTATCGCACTTATCATGGGTGTTGACCGTCTACTTGATATGATTCGTACTGCGGTAAACATTACTGGTGACAGTGCGGTGACTATCATCGTCGCTAAATCAGAAGGTGCACTGGATGAAAATCGCTTTAACGACCCAATGGCGGGTGTTGAAGAAGAAGAAGTCCACTTAAAGCGCTCTGAAGCTTAA
- a CDS encoding LysR family transcriptional regulator, translated as MALVNQLSLFIDVVQQGSFTKAAALHDMDNSSLSKQIKKLESELGVQLLNRSTRSFSLTPAGEEILEQAHSIVGTLNHVQSIADSYHAQPKGRIRITAPYHVGRNHLRPVITQFMATYPDVEIELLLDDKRSDIISDHFDVAFRLGRLDDSSLIAKKIANIRPVLLASHSFIERYGEPKTPEELAKLPAVIYSNRSIMVDTMRLGETPQANVATSYKMTGNCRVNDTEVLLEAVSDGLGYAWVATSNINTNIETMQLQPLLTDHLLCNHELALYALYPHRKQTALVREFIAAVQAYIGTPPIWEQHIPDFDRLYKARS; from the coding sequence ATGGCGTTAGTGAATCAACTCTCCCTGTTTATTGATGTTGTGCAGCAAGGATCGTTTACAAAAGCGGCTGCACTGCATGATATGGATAATTCTTCGCTCTCTAAGCAGATCAAAAAGCTGGAATCAGAGTTAGGGGTTCAACTGTTAAACCGCTCTACGCGCTCTTTTTCTCTAACACCAGCAGGGGAAGAGATCTTAGAGCAAGCGCATAGTATTGTTGGGACGCTGAATCATGTTCAATCTATTGCGGATTCCTACCACGCTCAGCCGAAAGGACGGATTCGAATTACGGCACCTTATCATGTTGGACGAAACCACCTTCGACCTGTAATCACCCAGTTTATGGCAACGTATCCAGACGTTGAGATTGAGCTGCTGCTCGATGATAAACGCTCTGACATTATCTCTGACCATTTCGATGTCGCATTCCGCCTCGGTCGTTTAGATGATTCGAGTTTGATTGCAAAAAAAATCGCCAATATTCGGCCTGTTTTGCTCGCTTCGCACAGCTTTATCGAGCGCTATGGTGAGCCTAAAACACCGGAAGAGCTCGCCAAGTTACCCGCGGTGATCTACAGCAATCGTTCAATCATGGTAGATACCATGAGGCTAGGCGAAACGCCGCAAGCAAACGTCGCGACTAGCTACAAAATGACGGGTAATTGCCGCGTTAATGATACAGAGGTGTTGTTAGAGGCGGTCTCTGATGGCTTAGGGTATGCGTGGGTGGCGACATCGAACATCAACACTAATATCGAAACCATGCAGTTACAGCCGTTACTGACGGATCATCTATTGTGTAATCATGAGTTGGCTCTATACGCCTTATACCCTCATAGAAAGCAGACCGCACTGGTGCGTGAATTTATTGCAGCGGTGCAGGCCTATATTGGAACGCCACCCATATGGGAGCAGCATATCCCGGACTTTGATCGCCTGTACAAGGCTCGATCGTGA
- a CDS encoding HlyD family secretion protein — MKKLLIIGLNLVILGGAAWFGYQKFDEYFNNPWTRDGQVRANVIKVAPRVSGPIVNVAVLDNQEVKKGDLLFEIDPTTYEVALSQAEVTLEKATVSSRGKKIEYDRLKDIRARDKGAVSHKDLIRREITYQESLLQIKSAEEQLKSARLNLSYTKVYASVDGFVSNLDIRNGTQAVANQPLVALIDKHSFWVFGFFRENQLAHIAPGNEARVTLMSHPDSPIVATVDSIGWGIAPKDGTVGYNLLPNVNPVFQWIRLAQRIPVRVSLKELPEGVVLRFGLSASIMVMKDSSSDDE, encoded by the coding sequence ATGAAAAAACTCCTCATTATTGGCCTCAACCTTGTCATTCTTGGTGGCGCAGCTTGGTTCGGCTACCAAAAATTTGATGAATATTTTAATAACCCTTGGACTCGCGATGGGCAAGTTCGCGCGAACGTTATTAAAGTGGCTCCGCGCGTTTCAGGCCCAATCGTCAATGTCGCGGTTCTCGACAACCAAGAGGTGAAAAAAGGTGATCTGTTATTTGAGATTGACCCTACGACCTATGAAGTGGCGCTCTCGCAAGCGGAAGTTACGCTAGAGAAAGCGACCGTCAGCTCACGTGGTAAAAAGATTGAATATGACCGCTTGAAAGATATTCGCGCGCGAGATAAGGGAGCAGTATCGCACAAAGACCTAATTCGACGTGAAATCACGTATCAAGAATCACTGCTGCAAATCAAATCGGCCGAAGAACAGCTCAAATCGGCACGCTTAAATCTTAGCTACACCAAGGTTTACGCTTCCGTCGATGGTTTTGTATCAAACCTTGATATTCGCAACGGCACGCAAGCAGTCGCAAACCAACCTTTAGTGGCGCTTATCGATAAACACAGCTTCTGGGTATTTGGCTTCTTCCGCGAAAACCAGTTGGCACACATTGCTCCTGGGAATGAAGCTCGTGTGACCTTAATGTCTCATCCGGACTCACCGATTGTAGCAACGGTTGATTCGATTGGCTGGGGTATCGCGCCAAAGGATGGCACGGTTGGCTATAACTTACTCCCAAATGTGAACCCTGTTTTTCAATGGATTCGCTTAGCGCAACGTATCCCCGTTCGGGTTTCATTAAAAGAGCTGCCTGAAGGCGTGGTTCTGAGATTTGGGCTTTCAGCTTCGATCATGGTGATGAAGGACTCTTCATCAGATGACGAATAA
- a CDS encoding YaiI/YqxD family protein, with product MKIWVDADACPVVVRDILFRASERTGVEVTLVANQFIRTPASPKVTMLQVQAGFDVADNEIVKRCETGDLVITSDIPLADEIITKGGHALSSRGELFTKENIKSRLNIRDFMETMRSSGIQTGGPAPLSQADRQQFANHLDKWLVQWQRAQK from the coding sequence ATGAAGATTTGGGTCGATGCGGATGCCTGTCCAGTAGTGGTTCGTGATATTTTGTTCCGTGCATCTGAGCGCACTGGCGTAGAGGTGACTTTGGTTGCCAACCAGTTTATTCGCACGCCGGCATCACCGAAAGTCACTATGCTGCAAGTCCAAGCAGGCTTTGACGTGGCAGATAACGAGATAGTTAAACGCTGCGAGACGGGCGATCTTGTCATCACCAGTGACATACCATTAGCAGATGAGATCATTACTAAAGGTGGTCATGCACTGAGCTCTCGTGGCGAGCTGTTTACCAAAGAGAACATCAAATCGCGTTTAAATATTCGTGACTTTATGGAAACGATGCGCAGCAGTGGTATTCAAACGGGCGGCCCAGCACCATTGAGTCAAGCTGACCGCCAGCAATTCGCTAATCACCTTGATAAGTGGTTGGTGCAATGGCAGCGGGCGCAAAAGTAG
- a CDS encoding AI-2E family transporter has product MDKQSESITNKIFISNMVESAIRIGLIVILLMFTYDIIKPFILPVIWGAIIAVALMPVCQKLESLYGGKRGLAATTIALAGIALLVTPLVMVSGSIVDGSTHALHVLQEGNIKIPGPQPSVAEWPLVGEKLHEVWSLFANNLEKAIQTFMPQIKSALTYLLGMVGNVLGSLLLSILSLAIAAGFMTYSKSLSAGLTTIAVRVAGDNAQSWASMIAATIKSVLLGVIGVAAIQSLLIGAGFFVFGIPGAGILTLILMILCIAQLPALLVVLPIVGYMYMTQDTTTATLFTVWVVVAALSENIFKPMLMGRGVDIPMPVILLGAIGGMLIYGIVGLFLGAVILAIWYELFVWWLNIEKAQQEKAAKKEIEAIQTSK; this is encoded by the coding sequence ATGGATAAACAATCGGAATCAATCACAAACAAGATTTTCATCAGTAACATGGTGGAGTCGGCAATACGCATCGGCTTGATAGTCATCTTGCTGATGTTTACTTATGACATCATTAAACCCTTCATTCTTCCTGTCATTTGGGGCGCTATCATTGCAGTTGCGCTTATGCCAGTCTGTCAGAAGCTTGAAAGTTTATATGGTGGAAAACGTGGTTTAGCGGCTACCACTATCGCTCTAGCAGGTATTGCGCTGCTGGTGACACCATTGGTTATGGTATCAGGCTCGATCGTCGATGGTTCGACTCATGCGCTTCATGTACTCCAGGAAGGGAACATTAAAATTCCGGGGCCACAACCCTCCGTTGCTGAATGGCCATTGGTCGGTGAAAAACTCCATGAAGTCTGGTCTCTGTTTGCTAACAATTTAGAGAAAGCGATTCAGACCTTCATGCCACAAATCAAATCGGCGCTCACATACTTGCTCGGTATGGTTGGCAACGTACTGGGTAGCTTACTGCTATCGATTCTATCGTTGGCCATTGCCGCTGGTTTTATGACCTATTCAAAGTCTTTATCAGCTGGTCTTACAACAATTGCTGTTCGTGTTGCCGGTGACAACGCGCAAAGTTGGGCCTCAATGATCGCTGCGACAATCAAGAGCGTTCTTCTTGGCGTTATTGGTGTTGCTGCCATTCAATCACTATTGATTGGCGCAGGCTTCTTCGTATTCGGGATTCCAGGAGCGGGCATACTGACCCTAATCTTGATGATTCTTTGTATTGCGCAATTACCAGCACTACTGGTTGTACTGCCGATCGTCGGCTACATGTACATGACTCAAGATACCACTACCGCAACGCTGTTCACTGTATGGGTTGTAGTGGCAGCACTGTCTGAGAACATCTTCAAGCCAATGTTGATGGGCCGTGGCGTTGATATTCCGATGCCTGTGATCCTACTGGGTGCAATCGGCGGCATGCTGATCTACGGTATTGTCGGTCTGTTCTTAGGTGCCGTTATCCTAGCAATTTGGTATGAACTTTTCGTTTGGTGGTTGAATATAGAAAAGGCTCAACAAGAGAAGGCGGCGAAGAAAGAAATCGAAGCGATTCAAACCTCTAAATAG